The Paenibacillus pabuli DNA segment AACCTTTGCACGTGACCTGCATAGGCTAATGCATACTGTTTAGGAGGGATTTTAGTTGTATACTTATGAAGCTAACCGTCAACAACATCTGGCATGGCATGAGACAATGGAGCTCCATGAATTGACTGCATTTCAGAGCAACCAGTTAACTCACTTCAAAATGGTGGTTAACGACGTTAAGAACCCCGCTTTGCAAGCTCTCTATAAGGAAGCGATCATGGCCATTGAACAAAACTTGAAAGAGCTCCTTCAATATTATCCGCTGGCTCCCCAAGGAAACAGAAACAGCGGCAATGATCAGGACATGACTGCCTTCTACGCAGGCCAGCTGCTCGGTTTTGCCAAAACGTCCGTTCGCAATTATGCCATTGGAATTACTGAAACAGCGACTCCTCAGCTGCGGGAAACATTGCAAAAACAATTAAACGGGGCCATTCAACTGCATGGTAAAGTCTTTTATTTTATGCTTGAACAAGGATTTTACCCTTCTTATGATCTTCCGAAGCTTCTGGCTAACGATGTTGCCATGGCAAATAAAGCAATATCACTATAATAGTGAAACGATACGTCGAGCAGGCTTTCATAGATTTGAATGCATGCTCGCTGTTCGTGTTCTGAATTCATTGTAGTCATCAATTTAACCGGAAAACTACATGATATGTACAATAAGTCAAAAACCGCCCTAAGGGCGGTTTTTGTTAAAATTCTATGGTCAACCAAACAGCAATTGATTCAATTGACTCGTAGTCAGCTCGTGAGCAGGTTGGAAATCATCACTATCCATGTATTGCATCAGACTATGAATAAATTGTCGCCCCTCAATCTGACCCATCAGCTGATCATAATCCAGTGCCCCAACTAACACTTTTCCCTTGCCCACTTTGCATTCAAATAACAGTCCAAGCTTATGATTACGCTCAAAGTTATCTATCGTCTGCACGATGGGCTGCACATCTGCGGGGAGATCGTCCAAAATAATTGAACGCGAATGGGTAACAATATTCCACCATGGATAAGTGGAGTGCATCTCGCTCGGAAAATGCTGTAGAGCCGGGTGTTCATTCTGTATGAGCAAACCGAGGGTACCTACCGGAACAGGTTTATTCATGCTTTCCGAGATGGACCGGAACATGGGATAACACCAGAAATCGCTACTATATAATCCTTCAATGGCGTTGCTAACCTGATCAGGAGCAGCCAGCAGAAGAACGGAGCCGCCCTCTTCCAACCTCTGCAGCGCGGCTTCTGTGAGCGTCTTATACACAGGCGCGCCAGCAAACTGGCGATCCTCTTGCTCAGGGTAAATCCAGATGTTATAGGATTTATAAATATCCGTATTCGATATGGACAACTTTAACGTTACTTGAGTCATATTTTCTACATTAGGCAGAGTTATCTTGACGTTACCAAGCTTCTGGTAAGGTTTCATATGATCCTCCGTAATAAGCTGTTCACCTTCGGATACGACGCGGTTTCCATGCGTGAATTCCCATCTCAAGGTTTCCCCTTTCAATGGGACCTGACGGTAGTAGCTTAACTCTACCGATGCGTTGAACGTCTCACGAGCAGCATAGTTATACTTCTCAAAGCGGGCCATTAGCACGGCATCCGAGCAGAAGGTTCGCCATTCTTCGGCACTGATTAAACCTTTGGAGTCCATAAACGCGTCCAATATGCCAACAAGGGCAGTACCTTGCCCGCTAAAGTCCTGCAAATCCAGCAGTTGAAAGCCTGCAAGCCGCTCGGACCTGAAAGCCGCCTCCAGCTCTTCCTTGTAACAATCTACAGCCAGCTGACCTGAGGCATGGAAGAACGATTCAGCAAGATGCCCCATGCCTTTGGCTTGCAAACGTTCTCGAAAGATCTCAAAGTTATGTGCTTTGATTGAGCCTGTATACTTCTCAATCTCCGCAAAATTCGGGTACATGGCATACTGCCCAATCTCGTGAGAGACTACAGGGATATGCGGAATGAGTTCCTTATCCGCTGCAGCCGCTTTCACGGTTTTGGAGACGGTGCCATATTGAATTTGAATCTCCTGTTCCTGCGAATCGGAATCCTGCAGTCCGGTGTGCTGCTGAGGGCGGATGTGCTCATCATAATCTTTCAATGTACCTGGAAGATCTGTTTGAACATGGCCCAGCGGAGCGTCACACATCGCATAAGAACCTCTGATCAAGCGGTCGCGGGAGAATCGTACCCCACTGAAGAAATCTTCTTCCTCCAGAATTACCGGGGTAAACTGAAAATTGTTGGAGCCTTGAGTATATAAATGGCGCTGATCGTATGCCTTGTACTCTTTTAGAATAGCACTCAGCTTTTCCTTGCTCCCCCACAATTCATTGCCCAGTGACATCATGACAAACGATGGATGATTACCGAAGTTCCGCAAAATGGCGAATCCTTCCTCAATCAAATAATCCTGCTCTTGCTGATTATGGTTCGGATCGGTCTCATCCGTGATGGTTCCCCAAAATGGCAGCTCGGGTTCCATGTAAATTCCCAGCAAATCAGCCGCAACAAATGCTGCTTCAGGTGGACAGCAGGTATGGAAACGATAATGATTAATACCGTAGGATTTCGAAATACCGAGGATTCTCACCCATTCGTTCACGTCCGTTGGTGCATAGCCAGTTAGCGGGAAGATCAATCCATCATGTTTGCCTCTCAAAAAGGTTGGCCGATTATTGATTGTAAACTTGTCTCCATTAGCCTTGAAATCTCGCAGCCCAATAACGATCTCCCGATCATCGATGATTTTCCCATTCTCTTCGCGCAATGTGACGGTAATCTTATATAAATGAGGTGCATCGTCACTCCATAAAAGCGCTTCATCACCTAATGCATAAGAGATACTCATTTCGTTATGATCAACTGTGTACAGCCGCTCGGCAACTTCATGTACGCCTTCTTCCACGTCGGAAGTGTGCTCATAAATGGCATAACTTTTAGCTGACACTGCAATTTGGGCGTCCTGAAACTCCCCATCCAATTTTAACGAAAGCGTTATCGATTTATTCGTCGCATCTGGATAAATCTGTACATTATTCAACCGTGCTTCATTGCTAAATTTCAATTCCAGTTTACCGGTAATGCCGTTCCAGTTCGTCTGTGTATCCTTGGAGGTCATATGCCCACCTTTGGTTGGGTAACTCGTGTTGTCCACCTTGATTCGAATCACGTGTGCGCCAGCAGAGAGCCCTTCCTTAAGAACATACTCATGGGGCGTATTGAGACTGTTTCTGGTTCCAAGTGGAATATCATCGATCCAGACCGTTGTGACTCGGGTACGCTCCAGATGAAGACAGCAATACTTTCCTTCCAATTCCTCCGGAACCTCAAACTCCCGCTCCAGCCAGAGCCATCCCTCGAAAGCGTATTCGTCTGTGAGCGCTCCAACCTCAGCCAGCTCATTTCTCTTTCCCTTTCTGGCATGGGACGTTGTATTTGGCATGTTTATCGTGTCGTCAAACGGAGCATGGACTCCCAGCTTGTTCTCGTCAAGCTGCATTCTCCAGACTCCTTGCAAGTTAATGATGGGCAACATGATTTCAACTCCTATATTATGGGTTAACCGCACTTGTCTATCATTGTATCAGAGAATGGAATACCTATCTGTGAATTTTAAAGATAAAGATGTCTGTTTACAGAAAAACCTGACCCCCAGGTAAAGAACCTTGAAGGGCCAGGTAGACTACCAACGAATATTTTAGTTTTGGTCCAGAAGACTTAAGATTAATTTGACCGATTCTGCCCGCGTCGCCGTTTGCAACGGTGCAAATCGATTGCCGCCTACACCGTCAATCAATCCGGCTTCAACCATGGAAGCCACGTAAGGCGCTGCCCATGCAGGAATCTGATCAAGGTCTTCAAAAGAAAGCGAAGCCGTTGAACCTTCAGGTGTGCTGCTTGCACGAGCAATCATAGTCACCATTTCAGCGCGATTCAGTGGTTTATTCGGCTTAAATGAGCCATCCGTATATCCACTGATAATGCCTGCTGCAGCTGCTTCAACAATGTATGGAGCAGACCAGACCGGGATTTGCTTCGCATCGGTATAGGCTGTTGCCGTGCTGCTTGTATTCAGTTTCATGGCTCTGCCCAGCATGGTTATGAACTCCGCGCGGGTTACTTTTTGATTCGGACGGAAGGTTCCATCGCCATAGCCTTGTACAAATCCTGCAGCAAGGGCTTGATCGATGAGCGACTTCGCCCAGTGCCCTTCCGTATCTTTCAGCTGCGGTGCATTCACATTGTTGCCGCTTCCAGATTGACCCGGGTTGCTGGTATCCGGATTGCCTCCCTGCTCTGTCTCTGGCTGTGTCGTCTCCGAACCTGTTCCAGGTGTCGGGGTGCTGCTTCCAGACCCGCCACTGTTTCCAGACCCGCCACCTGATCCAGGGTTGGATGTACCAGGTCCTGGGTTCGGCGTTTCCGTATTCGCCTTCTTGATCATGCCAAATTGATCAATAATAAAAGGTTTTGCATCATTAATATTCTGATCAATCTCATACGTTACGGCTGTAAGCTTGTTCCCGTCGATGGTGATGCCAACAAAGTTTTGAATCTGTCCGCGTTTCGGACGACGATCGTCATTCGGATCTGGTCCATACTTTGCAGCATGATTTTCTTCTGCCAATTCAAACAAGCTGTAATACGCATCTCCAAGAACAGGATCCTGATTTTTATAGTACACCTTCGGTCCGGCTGTTGCTGGAATCAAATAGATGGTGCCATCCGGGTTCACCGCGTATTCAATCTTCTTACCGTTCAATGTCTCCGTAATCTTCACAGCGTCTTTCGCTTTCCCGGTCTCATCGATCGGTTTGGTACGGGCGTAAATATGATCATGACCCTGTAACACAAAATCGATATCCAGTTTTGCCATCAGCGGAGCGATTTTGTTACGAACCCCGTTTGGTCCAATAATATCCGAATCTGTCGCATGATTGGACGTAGTATAAGGACCTTTATGAATATTAACGATGATCCAATCTGCTCCGTTTTTCCGAGCTTCTCTCACATCGTCCTGCAGCCACTGTACCTGTTCTGCTGAGAAATTGTTATACTCTTCTGAATCCTCATTTGAATTCAACACCACAAAGTGTGTATTACTGTAATCGTAAGAATAATAAGCACCTGTCTCTGTTGCTGAGTTCACCGGTACATCCAGGTTAAAATGATCGATAAAAGCGTAGTTCTCATCTTCATGATTACCTGCTGATGGAACAATTGTTGTATTCAAGAGGCTTGATTGAGAATGGCCGAGCAGCCAGTCCCATTGCTCTTCTTTCACACCTTTATCAACAATATCTCCATTGTGCACCACAAATTGTGCGTTCGGAATAGCAGCAAGTGCTTTGTCCAATGTCTCGGAGGAAAGGATGGCTTCATCCTCTTCCTTCGCCTGCGTATCTGCCAGGTCAATAAACGTAAAGGCTCCTGTCTTCGGTGCTGTACGGAACGTGCCCACCTTGCTCCAGGTATTGCTGGAAGCGTCACCCACTCTGAAGTAATAAAGCGTATCCGGCTTCAGGTTGTCTGCTTCCGCTTTGTGTACAAGTTCAGTTGGCGAATTCACGGACTGGGTTGAACGCCCTTCAAAAGAAATGGCTGTAGAGAAGTCAGCGGTGTCCGCTGTTTTTCCAACGACCTGAAGATCACTTCCCGTGACTTGTTCAGATGTGTACCAGGTAAATCCTTTGCTTGTCGTTGGATCTCCATTAAATGTAACAGTAACCTTGCTCACTTGCTCATCATTGGAGTCTGTTTCCTTGGTAATTCCGAATGTATCTACGACAAAAGGTGCAGCATTATATTTATTCTGATCGATTTCATAAACGATCGCAGTGAGTTTGCCGCCATCAACAGTCAGTGAGGTGAAATTCTGCACCTGACCTCTTGCTGCACTGGTTGTATCTCCATACACGCGGGCATGATTTTCTTCTGCTTTCTCAAACAGACTGAAATATGCATCACCCAGTTCGGGTTTCGTATTTTTGAAATATACCTTGGCTCCTGCCGTACCTGGAATCATGTAGATGGTTCCGTCCGGGTTAACGTTGTATTCAATGCTTTCCCCGTTAAAGGATTCTGTAATTTTGACTGCTTCTTCCGCTTGTCCATCCTGCTTAATTGGTTTCGTGCGAGCGTAGATGTGATCGTGTCCTTGAAGCACGAGATCAATGCCAAGCTCATTCATGAGTGGAGCAATTTTGTTTCTTACGCCGTTCTCACCAATAATGTCCTTGTCGGTGGCATGGTTGGACGTTGTATACGGTCCTTTGTGAATATTGACGATGATCCACTCTGCTCCAGCGGATTTGGCCTGCTCCACATCCTGCTTCATCCACTCGACTTGTTCGTTCGAGAAGTTGGCATACTCCGCCGAATTTTCATTGGAGTTCAGAACGATAAAATGTGCATTGCTGTAGTCATATGAGTAATACGCACCGGTGACAGTGTCCGCATTCTCTGGTTGCTCAACGTTAAAGTGGTCATAGAATGCATAGTTTTTGTTCTCGTGATTACCCGCAGAAGGTACAATCGTCGTTCTCATCAGGTCCTTCTGCGAATGATTAAGAAGCCAGTTCCATTCCTGTTCCGAGGTCCCATTCTCGACAACATCCCCGTTGTGAACGACAAACTCCGCGTCTGGAACGGTAGCCAATGCCTTCGACAGCGTAGCCGCCGATAAAATGGCCTCTTCCTCATCCTTCGCCTGCGTATCCGTTAAATCAACAAAGGTAAATGCTCCATCCTCTGGAGCCGTCTTGAATTCTCCTGTTTCACTCCATAGTCCCAGCGCTTCGTCACCTACGCGATAATAGTATGAAGTGTTTGCTTCAAGTCCTGTAGCTTCTGCTTTATGAACCATTTCTCCCGGAGAGTTTCTGGAGATGCTCGCTTCACCACTAAACGTTTGTGCCGCATTGAAATCAAGAGCTCCGTCCTGTTTCCGGACCACTTGCACATGACTATTGGTCGAAGAAAGCGGTGTATACCAGGTAAACCCTTTACTTGATTTGGCGTCACCATGGAACGTAGCCGTTATTTTGCTAATATTGATTGCCGGTGCCTCAGTTAACGCTCTCAGCTCCATATCAAAGTACAGATCTGAGCTTCCATCGCTTTGCTGATGTACCTCTACTGCAATGATATTCTCCCCGTCATGCAGGAGCGTTTGAAGCGGTTCGGTCAGATCCACATCTTCATACATGACCGGCAGATCCTTCGAAGATGTTGCTTTGGTGGAATAGTTAATCTCACCATCAGGCATGCCGAATCGGCGAACTTCCGTTCCATTCACATATAGAACAGCACCATCATCAATGCCGAAGGTACCCAGAATTTGACCATAGTTTTGGATTTGATCCTGGTTTACGTTCAGTGTTGTCCGGAAATATGTAGTACGGTGTTTCAGATCTTCGTTACCACCATAGTCCACTTCTGTCTGTAGCGGTCCGAAATATGTCGTTGATATGCCGTTACCATTGTCTTTGTAACCAAAAGGAGCCTTGTCTACTGCCCATGTATCGTCTTCATAGACAGCCTGCCATACCGATTTTAAATCTAGGCCTTGATCAAAATACTTCCACGTTGAATTTTTGTTAAGCAAGATGTCTGCTTGAGGTTCAATGGTCTCTGCTGCCTTGACTACTGGTGCTGAGCCCAGTCCCCCAAACCATCCAATAACCAGTGCGGTTGATAGCAGGATGGCTAGAACCTTTTTGTACAATGGGTTAATCATCATGTTCTCCTCTCGATTGGCAATAATGTGAATCTAGCGCTATTTCATTAATGATTACTAGATTAGCCAGCTATATCATACGAGAGGAACATGTTGATTTTTGCATGTTTATGTAAATTACATGTAAATAAATTCATATCAGGTTGCGTGAAATAGGATGTCACCTAATTTTCATTCAATGAAAAATGCTCATTTACAATCCTCCTTTTTTAATTTACTATGGTTTACACAAAGTAAATGTTTACATACCGTAAACCAAAGGGGGTGCCTTTTAAATGAGCGGCTTACCGAAGTCAGCCAGATTTCCACTTTTTATTTTAATGCTAAACTTATTTATTGCTTTACTGGGTCAAGGTATGGTCATTCCTATTTTGCCAGAGTATCTGAAACAATTTAATGCGGCAGGCGCAGCCGCAGGTTACCTCATTGCCGCTTTTGGGACAGCACAGTTTATCTTCTCTCCCATAGGCGGACAGCTTTCGGACCGATGGGGACGAAAATCTATGATTATCTCCGGCCTTTTTCTAACCGTTGTAGCAGATCTGCTGTTTGCCTTAGCCACAAGCCTACCCTTGTTGTATATCGCACGATTTATTGGCGGCATTGGTATTGGTTTGATGGTCCCTGCTAACATGGCCTATGTGGCAGATATCACCACCCCTGAAACTCGTGCCAAAGGCATGGGATACCTAGGCGCATCCATGAACCTTGGAATGGTACTCGGTCCGGGACTGGGTGGTTTAATTGCCGAATTCGGCATCAGAGCACCTTACTTTTTTGCCGGAGGACTTGGTCTTGTAGCTACACTGCTTAGTCTGTATATGCCAGAGACCCTTCCCAAGGAGAAACGGAAACCAGCCAGTGCATTGGTCAGACGCGAGCCAATCCGCAACCAGATACTGAACTCGTTCCGCACACCCTATTTTCGTTATCTGCTCCTTATTCTGATCATGACATTTGGTTTGATGAATTATGAGACCGTCTATGCCCTTTTTGTGGAACAGAAATACGGATTTGATGCCACCAAAATTTCGATTATCATCACAGTCGGTGCAGTGATCGGTATCATTGTTCAGATCTGGCTGCTGGATCTTCTTATTAAGAAGCTCGGCGAAATGAAGCTGATTCGATTATCTCTGCTGATGACTGCAGTCGCTCTGTTGCTGATGATCATCAAGTTCAACCTAATATACTTGTTAGCCGTATCAGCACTCTTTTTTGCCTTCAATGCCTTCTTGAGACCTACGGTAAGTACGTTGATTGCCAATTCTGCCGGAGACCGGCAGGGATATGCTGCAGGATTGAATACAACCTATTCCAGCATAGGGAATATTATTGGACCGCTGTTTGCCGGACTGCTGTTTGACAAACACATTCATATTCCTTATATTGTTGGTGCACTTATCCTTGGGCTCGCCCTTGTCCTGACTCTGCAAAAAACAAACCATGTGAAAGAACAGGTTATCTCCTATGACTGAGAACTGGCACCAAAATTTCAAAAGCAAAAACCGGGAAGCTTTAATTGCAGCAGCCAAAGAACTATGCATGAAGCAGAGCTTCCTTAATGTGAATATCAAAGATGTCTGCAGCGCAGCCGGAATAAGCCGGGTTACCTTTTACAAACACTTTCAATCCATGGACGAACTGATTCTGGCGATCCAAGTAGAGATTCTGGAGAGTATGACCGGATATGTGAAGAACGCTGTTTCAACGGAAATGAGCGGCAAAGAAATGCTTGCTTCCATGCTTGAAGCCTGGGTGAACTACGCCTCTACCCATCTGGGGTATATCAAATTTGTCTTATTATTCGACCTGCATTATGAAGCGTATGATTCAGGCCAACAATTGAAAGAGCAGTACAATCTGTTTATTAATCGTGAGAAGGAACAACATTTTCTATTAGATGCCCTGCAGACTGGATATATGGACGGTACGCTGAGGTCCGAACCGGATCCCCTCAACACGGCCCACTTTATCTTTGTATCCATGATGAGTATGCTGCAGAAAATGAGCCTGGCGTCAGAAGAAGATCAGGTTACAATCCAAAGTGATCTTAGATTCGCCAAGCGCTTCGTTGAGATGCTGGTACAGCATTTGAGCAATGAAAGAATGGCATGAATACCTTCTTCCGTATGATCGGAAGATGACAATTGTGCAATTGTGCTTGTAAAAGCTGAAATACAAAAAAGACCAATCCAACCGGATTAGGTCTTTTTTGTACTGTGCTGCCTCCATTTCACCTCAGCAGATTCTGATCTTTCGGATGAAATTCGGCTTATATCGGCTCCTTCGATGTTGGACACTCTTCATTTCTGCACATATGTAAGTATAAATCTAGGACTAGTCTTCATTTCCTCCTTACATTTTACGATAAATAGTATGGGGTTATACGAATAACCATGTTGTTTTAACTACTTCCAAGGGGGAACAGAACGTGAGACAGACTCGCAAAAAAAAGATGGATTTAAGACTCAAACTGTATTTGATCATTCTGGTGCCATTACTGGCCATGGGCGGTCTCATCTTGTGGACAACCATTGACTCCAGTGAAAATGCATCATTAATGACCATGCAGCATAACAACCAGCAGCTGGCAGTAAACACCGCATCCCTGCTGGGCCAGGAATCGGAATTAATCAAGACATTATCCTCTACTGCTTCGGAGGAAAGCGATGAATACAAAAGTCTTAGAGACGAACTCGTTAGAGTCAGGCTTCAATCGGGTGCCCTATATGTATATATGTATAACAAAACTTCAGATGGGTGGATCTACACGGTGGATGGAGCGAATTGGGACGATCCGGAATATAGCCCTTACGGGACGGCAATGGAGTTCAATCCCCAGATTCAGGAACGCTTGTTAAGAGGTGAAGTCGTTACTACTGGCATTGTGGACGATCCAACCTGGGGACAGCTGCTCTCCTCCTTTACACCCATCAAGGATTCGCAAGGTGCAATTGTTGGCTATCTCGGCATTGATATTTCCGCTGACGCAGTGAATCAAGTCTCCACTGCATCCGTGAATAATGCTTATCGGACCGTTATCCCGATTTTTGTGGTTGTATTGATTCTTTCGCTGCTTATGATGCTATTCGTGGTTAGAGGTATCCTCAGACAAGTACGCGATATTAAGTCGAGCCTTGAACAGGTCGCGGGCGGGAATCTTAAAGTCGTATCCAAACATATGACAAATGATCAGCTCGGTGACATCAGTGATCTGATTAACGTCATGGTTGCGCAATTGACGAACATTCTGGTGGGAATACAGCAAGGGTCGAACACGCTGCAGCAGTCCTCGAGAAATATTGCGGATACGGCTCAGACGAACCAGCGTCAGACCGAAGAACTCTCCAGAGCAATCGAAGAAATCGCCATAGGCTCCATGAAACAGGCTGAAGAAACAGAACATTCCGTCCAGCATTCGGAGAATCTCGGCAAAATTATGGATGAAGTAGGTTCATATGTGCAGCAGTTTACCCATACTTCAGAGCAGCTCTCTGCCGTACAAGTACAAGTTACACGTGAACATGAGGTTCTGCTTGAGAAGGGCCGGGAGAATGCCAAACGTGTTGAGCATCAGCAGGAAATTTCCAGGTCTCTGACGACTCAATCGGAACTCGCTTCCTCTATTAGCGGACAAATTCATAACATTTTAAAACAAACCCAGATCCTTTCGCTGAATGCTTCAATCGAAGCAGCTCGCGCCGGGGAGGCAGGTAAAGGCTTTGCCGTTGTTGCTGGAGAAATGGGACAGCTCGCTCAGCAGTCCGAACGTTCGATTCAAGAGATTGATGAGATTCTGAGTTCTTTTGTTCAAGAAATCCACCGGATGGGCAGTCATTTTGATGCGAATATGGTCGCGGTCAAGGAACAGGAAGAACAGATCGCTGATTGCCTCCAGGCGTTTAGACAGGTTAGCCGCTTATCAACCGAAGTTCATGAGCTAGCTCAGCGTTTGGAAAACCGGACGATGAAAATGCACTCCATACGTGAAGAGGTGGAACAGCATCTGAGCTATATTGCTTCCGCAACCGAGGAAACTTCAGCCATGGCAGAAGAAGTCACGGCCAGTGCTGTGGAGCAGCAGCGATCGGCGAGCGAACTATCGGATATCTCCGGGCAGCTCGCCGGCCTTGCAGGTAACCTCAAATCATATTCCGATCAATTCCAGATCGATGTCCGTAAATCAGATTCAGAATAAAGAAGAACCCCGTTACCTGACGAATCAGGCAGCGGGGTCTTTCTATATCATTTCCAGAATTTTTATAAATCTTTTCTCGCGAACAAACGAACCGTTAGAATATAAGACGCACAGAAGATGAATATAACGCCAATAGATATCATGGCTATAACCTGCCCATTCACGCCCTTCTCACTGACCATACTCATAAGCACAGCAAAAGGCTGCGCGAGTAGAATGAGGGCAACCATGAATATGGCATTGATAATTCCGGCTCCCTTTTTACTAAGAGCATAAAAGAGTGGCATATAGATGGAAACCAGCACCAGTACCATTCCTATGGAAACCATCATGTCCAGGACGGAATAGTTTGGCTTGTTCAGCTCAGGGAAAATCAAGTCAACCAGCCAGTGAATGCCGAACGAGACAAGCACGCCAAATAAGGTATATAGAATTGCAGATAGATACTTGGCTTGCACAATGTTTTTGCGGCTAACCGGAAGGGTAAGCAAGAAATTATGATTATGGTTTTTGATATCAATCATGGTAGCCAGGATCACCGAACCAAATGCAGTGTAGATTCCGACAAAGTACATCGACATTTCACTCTTGGGTATAAAAGCGAAACTAAATACGACGAGATATAATCCAATCGTCCACAGTGAACTTTTAAGCGCTATGAAGTCTTTGCGAAGCAGGTTAAGCATGTTTGCGTCCTCCTTTTGCCGTGAAGTAGATCAAATCTTCTAAAGATGGTCTTTGCAAAAGGGCAAAGCTGCCAAATAACCGTTCCGCCTCTTCCTTATTATCTGCCAGTGCTTCAAAACCAACGGCCGTTTCACGAATTCCGATAAATTGATTACGGGTATCTCCATCGAGGAGCTCCATATCTCCCTTAACGATCGTATACTTCTCAAGAATGTCGTCTTTCGTTTCGTTAAATATGAGTTTGCCCTGATTAACGAAAGCGATATAATCAGCAATCCGCTCAAGATCTGTCGTGATGTGGGTCGAGAAAATTATGGATCTGGTCTCGTCCTGGATCAGATCCGAGAGCAGATCCAGAAGTTCTCTTCTAAATATAGGGTCAAGCCCGGATGTCGGCTCATCCATAATGAGTAGATCTGCATGGTGTGATAGAGCAATGGCAAGAGAAAACTTGATTTTCATCCCCTTGGATAAATCAGCAATCTTCTTCTTGGGAGACAATTCAAATTGCTCCAGATAGTCGTTAAATTTTTGCTCATCCCATTCCTTATAGAAGGGGG contains these protein-coding regions:
- a CDS encoding spore coat protein produces the protein MELHELTAFQSNQLTHFKMVVNDVKNPALQALYKEAIMAIEQNLKELLQYYPLAPQGNRNSGNDQDMTAFYAGQLLGFAKTSVRNYAIGITETATPQLRETLQKQLNGAIQLHGKVFYFMLEQGFYPSYDLPKLLANDVAMANKAISL
- a CDS encoding glycoside hydrolase family 2 TIM barrel-domain containing protein, whose amino-acid sequence is MLPIINLQGVWRMQLDENKLGVHAPFDDTINMPNTTSHARKGKRNELAEVGALTDEYAFEGWLWLEREFEVPEELEGKYCCLHLERTRVTTVWIDDIPLGTRNSLNTPHEYVLKEGLSAGAHVIRIKVDNTSYPTKGGHMTSKDTQTNWNGITGKLELKFSNEARLNNVQIYPDATNKSITLSLKLDGEFQDAQIAVSAKSYAIYEHTSDVEEGVHEVAERLYTVDHNEMSISYALGDEALLWSDDAPHLYKITVTLREENGKIIDDREIVIGLRDFKANGDKFTINNRPTFLRGKHDGLIFPLTGYAPTDVNEWVRILGISKSYGINHYRFHTCCPPEAAFVAADLLGIYMEPELPFWGTITDETDPNHNQQEQDYLIEEGFAILRNFGNHPSFVMMSLGNELWGSKEKLSAILKEYKAYDQRHLYTQGSNNFQFTPVILEEEDFFSGVRFSRDRLIRGSYAMCDAPLGHVQTDLPGTLKDYDEHIRPQQHTGLQDSDSQEQEIQIQYGTVSKTVKAAAADKELIPHIPVVSHEIGQYAMYPNFAEIEKYTGSIKAHNFEIFRERLQAKGMGHLAESFFHASGQLAVDCYKEELEAAFRSERLAGFQLLDLQDFSGQGTALVGILDAFMDSKGLISAEEWRTFCSDAVLMARFEKYNYAARETFNASVELSYYRQVPLKGETLRWEFTHGNRVVSEGEQLITEDHMKPYQKLGNVKITLPNVENMTQVTLKLSISNTDIYKSYNIWIYPEQEDRQFAGAPVYKTLTEAALQRLEEGGSVLLLAAPDQVSNAIEGLYSSDFWCYPMFRSISESMNKPVPVGTLGLLIQNEHPALQHFPSEMHSTYPWWNIVTHSRSIILDDLPADVQPIVQTIDNFERNHKLGLLFECKVGKGKVLVGALDYDQLMGQIEGRQFIHSLMQYMDSDDFQPAHELTTSQLNQLLFG
- a CDS encoding S-layer homology domain-containing protein, yielding MMINPLYKKVLAILLSTALVIGWFGGLGSAPVVKAAETIEPQADILLNKNSTWKYFDQGLDLKSVWQAVYEDDTWAVDKAPFGYKDNGNGISTTYFGPLQTEVDYGGNEDLKHRTTYFRTTLNVNQDQIQNYGQILGTFGIDDGAVLYVNGTEVRRFGMPDGEINYSTKATSSKDLPVMYEDVDLTEPLQTLLHDGENIIAVEVHQQSDGSSDLYFDMELRALTEAPAINISKITATFHGDAKSSKGFTWYTPLSSTNSHVQVVRKQDGALDFNAAQTFSGEASISRNSPGEMVHKAEATGLEANTSYYYRVGDEALGLWSETGEFKTAPEDGAFTFVDLTDTQAKDEEEAILSAATLSKALATVPDAEFVVHNGDVVENGTSEQEWNWLLNHSQKDLMRTTIVPSAGNHENKNYAFYDHFNVEQPENADTVTGAYYSYDYSNAHFIVLNSNENSAEYANFSNEQVEWMKQDVEQAKSAGAEWIIVNIHKGPYTTSNHATDKDIIGENGVRNKIAPLMNELGIDLVLQGHDHIYARTKPIKQDGQAEEAVKITESFNGESIEYNVNPDGTIYMIPGTAGAKVYFKNTKPELGDAYFSLFEKAEENHARVYGDTTSAARGQVQNFTSLTVDGGKLTAIVYEIDQNKYNAAPFVVDTFGITKETDSNDEQVSKVTVTFNGDPTTSKGFTWYTSEQVTGSDLQVVGKTADTADFSTAISFEGRSTQSVNSPTELVHKAEADNLKPDTLYYFRVGDASSNTWSKVGTFRTAPKTGAFTFIDLADTQAKEEDEAILSSETLDKALAAIPNAQFVVHNGDIVDKGVKEEQWDWLLGHSQSSLLNTTIVPSAGNHEDENYAFIDHFNLDVPVNSATETGAYYSYDYSNTHFVVLNSNEDSEEYNNFSAEQVQWLQDDVREARKNGADWIIVNIHKGPYTTSNHATDSDIIGPNGVRNKIAPLMAKLDIDFVLQGHDHIYARTKPIDETGKAKDAVKITETLNGKKIEYAVNPDGTIYLIPATAGPKVYYKNQDPVLGDAYYSLFELAEENHAAKYGPDPNDDRRPKRGQIQNFVGITIDGNKLTAVTYEIDQNINDAKPFIIDQFGMIKKANTETPNPGPGTSNPGSGGGSGNSGGSGSSTPTPGTGSETTQPETEQGGNPDTSNPGQSGSGNNVNAPQLKDTEGHWAKSLIDQALAAGFVQGYGDGTFRPNQKVTRAEFITMLGRAMKLNTSSTATAYTDAKQIPVWSAPYIVEAAAAGIISGYTDGSFKPNKPLNRAEMVTMIARASSTPEGSTASLSFEDLDQIPAWAAPYVASMVEAGLIDGVGGNRFAPLQTATRAESVKLILSLLDQN